Proteins from one Fragaria vesca subsp. vesca linkage group LG6, FraVesHawaii_1.0, whole genome shotgun sequence genomic window:
- the LOC101314111 gene encoding methyl-CpG-binding domain-containing protein 7-like: MSSKNEEVPKEQEQKAQLLDGRLYGLPEGWLVEQRRRTNPRYEGKVDQFFYQPHTRKQFRSLKAAMESIGTEAFEATNVDSHSQASSSKPSRRSSDQKTTQSPVFNFADPPKSVTWVLTDSERDEWTPHIQGAEVPDQVKRFWEHTFDKCCQENNPINNQ, from the exons ATGTCGAGCAAAAATGAGGAGGTACCAAAAGAACAAGAGCAGAAGGCTCAGTTACTTGATGGAAGACTATATGGACTTCCTGAGGGTTGGTTGGTGGAACAAAGGCGACGAACTAATCCAAGATATGAAGGAAAAGTTGATCAG TTCTTTTATCAACCTCATACAAGAAAGCAATTCCGATCGCTCAAGGCTGCAATGGAGAGCATCGGGACGGAGGCATTTGAGGCAACGAATGTTGATAGTCATTCTCAG GCTTCAAGTTCGAAACCTTCCCGACGTAGCAGTGATCAGAAGACCACGCAGTCTCCGGTGTTCAACTTCGCAGATCCGCCGAAATCGGTAACATGGGTCCTTACTGATTCTGAGAGAGACGAATGGACTCCACATATCCAAGGCGCCGAAGTACCAGACCAAGTGAAAAGATTCTGGGAGCATACATTTGATAAGTGTTGTCAAGAGAATAATCCAATTAATAATCAGTAA